The sequence CGAATCTGCGGGTGGTGCCGTAGGCGGAGTGGACATCAAAAAGCGCCTGTTCCAGGGTTTCAAAGATTTGCGCCTGTTCAAGGATATGAAAGGCGGACAGGGCCATTTTTTTTGCTTCAAGGGATTTATAAGCACTGCAGGGGCTGACAAGACGCAACCGGGTGCATCCGAAGTTCATCATAACCCGGCACACCGCACCAATATTGATGGGGCCTTGGGGACGGACAAGGATAATACTGAGATGATTCATGGTATTTTGATCTTTGAATATTGGATTTTTAGTTTCCGGGGGATTCCAGAATCAGGGTGACAGGCCCTTGGTTGATCAATGATACATCCATATTCGCCTGGAATTTCCCTTTTTTGACTGCAACGCCCAGTGAGGCTGCCCTTTCAGCAAAAAAACGGTAAAGCCGACATGCAGGTTCCGGCGGTGCCGCATCCGTGAATGAGGGGCGCCGTCCCTTGCGGCAGTCTGCCATAATCGTGAACTGGGAGACCACCAGAAGTTCGCCTTTGACATCAAGAAGAGACCGGTTCATTTTTCCCTTGTCATCTTCAAATATTCTTAAGTTAATGATTTTGTCCACCAGGTATTCGGCATCTTTTTCGTTGTCGCCATGGGCCACGCCCAAAAGTACCACAAGTCCTGTTCCAATGCTGGATATAATCGTGTTGTCTACGGTTACATGGGCTTTTTTAACCCGTTGAACAATGGCTTTCATCGGCTTCCTTAAGATTCGTTTGTTTTAAATACGGGAGATAATAAATTCAGGCGGGCGTCATGCACCGGGGCCTGGGCCAGTTTGTGGAAAAGCCCATATCTTTTAAGGACTGAATCGCCCTGTCCACAAACATGCCTGCCTGTTCTTTGCTGTGTGCATCGTCCCCGGGTACCACGGGGATGCCCAGATTCTTTGCCCTTGCCAGAATTGCCGGAGTCAAATAAGGCGTTTTTTCTCCTTTGGCCAGGGGGCGCAGGTTATAATCCAGCACCAGTCCCAAATCTTTTATCACAGAAAGATTGCGCTGGATGCGTTCAGCAATTTCGGGTTTGTCAAGCCGTGCCTCAAAGTCAGGATCATAGATGCGTATAAGATCAAAATGGCCCACAACAAACGGATGCAGATCCAGGATCATTTCATACTGGGCGTCAAAATAGGCCATATACATGGCATCAAGACTGTCGAAATCCGCTGCAATGGCCTCATAATGCTGCCTGGAATAGTCAAAACATCTGTCATTGAGATGATGGACCGAACCCACAATATAGTCGGGATTAAATTTCCGGATCAACGACCGCACCAGGGCCGGGCTTCCGGTGACGGTTTCGGTCTCAAATCCCTTAAATATTTGGATGTCTGATTTATATTTTTGTTTAAGCCGTTCCAGTTCAAAAAAATATTTTGAAAACCGGTCCCCAAGGTCCTTGACCGAAAAGCCTTGCTCAAGCTCATCCGGGTAGAGGAGCCGGTATTCGGGCGGAGGCATGTGCTCACTGATACCCACGGCTTTGAATCCTTTGCTGATATAGGCCTTTATAAGGTCTTCAAGGTTGTCCTGGGCATGGCAGCAGAACTGACCTGAATGGCCACCATGAAGGGATATGAGTTCAGAATCAATCATGGAGCGGACTTTACCACCAAGCTGGGACTAAAATCAAGGTCAGGATGATCTGGGTACAGGGTAATGGCATGTTACCTGCTTGCAGCTTGATGACAAATTTCGAATGGCTTTACGGATTAATCTATAATCCTCCCAGTAGCAAACGTAAGGGGGCATACAAGATGTTATGTTCGGCCCAATCCCGGGAAGCAAGCATTTATAAACATAGTCAAAGCGCCTTCTGGCCTATAATAAAAAGAAAATTAACAGAGCATTGAATTGACTGTTGCAATTTTCGGTAGAGAATGTTTATTTCCAACTAAGTTGATTTTCGGTTTTGGTCTAAGCTGTCTTAACTTGGTTAGCTATCATTCAAATTTTCAGGATATGCGATTATCCACCGGCTAACAAACAAGTGGGATAAATAGTATCTGCTGATTTTCTCTCATATGGATAAAATATGATTATCGGCTATTGTGCACCTTCGTTTAAAATAACGCCTTAAAAAAGGCTACCATGGACTCTGACGGCTTTCTAAAAGCAATTTCATCATATTTTGGCCGCACCAATCCATCTGGTAAACTGCCAGTGCCCAAATCAATCTGAAAAAATGTCGATTAGCCCAGTAAGCCGAGTTTCATCAAACTTTCTTCACTGATTTTTTCATCATTGTAGAGCTGAAGAAACTTTTTCAAATTGTACGCAATCTGACATAAAAGAGACCAGATGCGGTCCCCGTCAATTCCCCGATAGAGACTGAGGCCAAAGCCGCGAAGTTTCTTTGCAACTGCGATAAAGCCTTCCGTTGCAGACCGGGCTTTTCGGCAATAATCCTGTTCTTCTTCGTTAACGTCCGAACTTTTGCCGAGGAAGATATTTGGGGTGCCTTGGGGGATTTTTTGGTTTACCCGACTGCGGTAGCCTTGATCACCGATGGCATATTCAGGAGCACCTTTCATTTTTTGTTCAAACAATCGGACTGTCTCCGGCCACAGGGTTTTATCATTGGGTTTGCCAATAAAATTTTCCGTTGTAACCATAAAGCCTTGGCGGTTGAATGAAAGCTGAAGCGTACTCCCAAATTCACAGTCTGGATGCTTTTTGCCTTTTTTGATCGGTCGGGCATCCGGTTCATCAAAGGATACAATCCGGTTTGGAATATGTCTTTCTCCTGCAAGCTTCTGTTCATTCTGGCGCTGAAACAATATCAGGAGTTCCAAAAGTTGCAGAGCTTTTTCTTTGTCCTTGTCAGAACCTTCAAGGGTTTGAACGATTTTTTCAAATGTCCGCAACCCACTGGAAAATATTAAGAGAATTTCAAAAAATAGAGGTATAATTTCACTCTTTTTTCGATTTAAATTGTATTCGCGCCATAGTTGTTTGAGTTCCCGGTCATCCCACCAGAAGGGAATATGATAGTGTTTGGCAACCTGCGCCATTTTTTTAAACGCCTTGAAAATCAATCCGATATCTGTTGGATAAACAATATTGTATTGAATCCCATATGACCTGGATTAACACCGTCATCTGAAGAGGCTCTTAACCGTAACCGGAATTTTAAAACAATGAAAATCCCTACGATCGTCCGGATGGGAGTACCCATACGCCCCTTGCTGTCATTATAATAATAAGCCAATTTGTCGGTGATTCTTTGCCAAGGGATAATTTGGCGTAGAATAACGAATTCATTGGTTGGGTCATTAATGTTGTTTTTTACCCATTCTTCACTAAAAGCTTCAGTGTTTTTTTTCGATCATTTTCAATCCTCTATTTACAGTTTAGGAGCATAAGAGCATTCTATTCAAGTTTTTGTACAACAGAATAGGATAGCATTCAATGGGTGCTTTAAAGCCGATAAAATAGAAAATCAGCAGATACTAAATAAAGCACACATTATCTTAATGATAATAAAATCGGAGACTGAATGAATACAATTGAATGGATATCTCTTCTTTCTAGCATTGGGACTTTATTAACGGCAATTATTGCTGCATGTACTTTGTTTGAACTTTTCAGGCAGCGGAGGGCTAGCTATAAGCCTGACCTTTGTGTATTGCAAAATAGCTTTCAACTACGTCCAAGTAAATTATCAGATTGTGAACTGGCTATCGAATGGGGTAAGCATAACGAAAAAGAAGGTGATTTATTCAATTTTGCCAGTATGGCTGTGGTTAACGTTGGATTTGGTGCTGCAAAAAATGTTACTGCTAAGTGGTTTTTCGATAGGGAGAGACTACTAAACGAAGTCAATGAGCTTGCTCAAAAAACACATCAATCATTTTATATCGAAAAAGATGATCACATGTTGTCAATAAATGATAAAGGTAGTGGTAAGTTTATGGTAAATTACCGAATGGATTCTGAGGAGTTTGAATACTTATTACCTTTAACCCAAGATAATAAGGGGAGAAAAGTAAATCTACCGCCAGCTTATACATTACTGGTTTCTTCCTATCTGTCATTGAAAATATACAATAACATGAGATCTAAGGAATTAGAGATTCCCAATATAACATTAGATCTTTCATATTCTGATATAGGCAAAGGAAAGTATACAACTAAACATAGGATTAAGTGTCAGGTAATCTCCATTGAGACAAAAGGAGGAGAGCTTTCTTCAAAATTTCATGTGCTTTTATCAAAATATCATAACGAGTGGTTTCATCTAATAAGCACCAAGTCTACCTTTGCCCCTTGATGAGGAAAATTTAATTAAGGATATGCACGTGGTTTCCCCTAAGTGTATGTCTAAAGCTTAAAGAGTACATTTTATACCGGATAAAATTGACTGAGCCGGTATAATTGAACATGCTAAATCCTTAAAGCGTTAACGACAAGAAACTGGAAACAAGAGAGAAGATACTTAGCACCAGTTTTATAAATATATCTTTGATGCACAATGATTTTTTGTCCATCATTGTCTCAGGTGAAATTTTTTGAAAATATTATTCCTTGAACCTTTTTACGGCGGGTCTCATAAGGCTGTGGCAGGCGGTTTTGCTGCCGGTTCCCGCCACCAGGTGGAAATCTTATCCCTTGCCCCCAGATTCTGGAAGTGGCGGATGCGCGGCAGTGCCCTGGCATTTATTCGGCAGATTAACAATTTGGCGGATTATGATCTTGTCTTTGCCTCGGATATGCTGGATGTCACAGATTTTAAAGCCCTGGCAGGGCCACACTGCCCGCCCGTGGTCCTGTATTTCCATGAAAATCAGCTCAGCTATCCCCTGGAACCCGGAGAAAAAAGGGACTTTCATTTGGGGTTTACCAATATCATATCTGCCCTGGCTGCGGATGGGGTGTTCTTTAATTCAGAATTCCACAGAGATGACTTTTTCAGCGCTGCAAAATCTCTCATTCGTAAAATGCCGGATCTTCGTCCGGGATGGGTTCTGGATAAAATCCGGAGTAAAACCGGTGTACTGTATCCGGGAATTGATTTGGACCCCAGGGTTTCTGTTTCTGAGGAACGGCATGACAGCAGCCTTGACAGACCTCTGGTGATCTGGAACCATCGGTGGGAGTATGATAAAAATCCAAAGGCCTTTTTCACTGTGCTGGAACGGCTCAAGCGCCGGGGTATTCTATTTTACCTGGCAGTGATGGGTGAACAGTATGGCACTGTTCCGGAAGAGTTTAAGGACATTGAGGAACGGTTTGATGCCGAACTGCTTGTTTGCGGGTACCAGGAACAGGCCGCGGATTACAGAAAATGGCTGGCCAAAGGCAGTGTTGTGATCAGTACCGCCATTCAGGAGAATTTCGGTATTTCAGTGATGGAGGCCGTGGCCCATGGATGCTTTCCGTTGCTGCCAAATCGTTTGTCATACCCCGAACTGATTCCCGAACGCTTAAGACCTGATGTCATTTACCGTGATGATGCTGACCTGGAAGCCAGGCTGGAACATGTTCTGGTGCAGCCTGACGCCTATCGGGACAGAGCTGTGGCACTTGCGACCCATGCCGCAGGGTTTTCCTGGACGCATATGGCGGAAATATGGGATAAGGCTTTGGAAACGCTTTTGACCATAGAACCGGTTGTCTCTGGAAGGGGGAGATGACAGTAGGGGCAGGCCCCTGTGCCTGCCCTGATAAAAACGTCGAATCCTATGATCAAGATAATAAAGATACCGTGTCCGTGGCAAATTCCAAACAGGGCAACCACAGGGGGTTGCCCCTACGTATCACGGATATAAAAATGGTGTCATGGCATCACTTCCACCCGGCTGCAGTGAAAGGCGCAGGTTTCTCCCTGGTCTGTCAGGCGCTGGCTGGTGAGCTGATTGATGCCTTTGCCCTGGTCCATAAATTGCGGCCAGTGTAGGCCTTCGGCCACAACAAGACCGGGCTGGGTGTCCGTGGTAACGTTTGCATCCAGCCGGCATTCTCCCCGGGCATTGAATACCCGTACAGGGGCATCCTGGGCGATATGGCGCGCTGCAGCATCGTCGGGATGGATCAACAGCGTAGGCCGGCCCGCAAGTTTTCTGATCTTTGGGATTTCATTAAAGGCGGAGTTGAGAAAAAGGGGATGGGGCGGTGTTATTAACTCCAGCGGGTAGTTGCCATCGCCTTGGGAATCACGCCAGACCTGACCGCAGGGCAGGGGATCCAGACCTTTGTACTGCCAGTCCCGGGAGAAAAATTCCACTTTTCCGGACGGGGTGTTAAAGCCTTTAGCATAGGGATTGAGCGCGATATTGAGACGAACCGCCTTGCCCTGCACCAGGGCCTTTTTATCCACACCTTTCAGGCTGGGGTGGCAGTCTCCAAGAAACCCTTGAATGAATTCATCTTCGGTGCGCTTGAATACCTCTTCTTTGAACCCCATTCGCTTTGCAAGGGCCTGGAAGATGGCCAGGTTTGTGCGGCTTTGTCCCACCGGCGGTATGACCGGCTTGGCCAGACGAAGGTAATTGTGGCCGTAGGATCTGTAAAGATCCGTCATCTCCAGAAAACTGGCCGAAGGCAGAATAATGTCAGCCATTTTTGCCGTGTCGGTCATGAATAATTCATGGACCACAACAAAAAGGTCATCCCGGCTAAGCCCCTGTTGAACCAACGCGGACTGGGGCGCAACAGCCGCCGGGTTGCTCATGAAATTATACAATAGTTTAACCGGGGGATCATCAAGGCGTGTCAGGGCATCTCCCAGTTCCACCATGTTTATAATGCGGGTGCCTTCGGGGCACAGGTCCGGGCGGGTGAGCCGGGTAATATTCGAAGGCCCGCCGCCAAGGCCGCGGGTAATGCCGCTGCCGGGCGTATCAAAGGCCCCCACCAGGGCGGGAAGGCAGGCAATGGCCCTCATGGCCATGGCGCCCCGAAGCTGGCGGGCCGGTCCCCAGCCGGTCCGTATGAACGGGGCTTTGGCTTTGCCGTAGGAACGTGCTAAACACTCAATGTCCCGGGCCGAAACCCCACAGATGTCTGCGGTTTTTTTCAACGGATATTCAGCGGCTCGCTGGATGAGTTGTTCATACCCGATGGTTCGCTTTTCAATAAAGCTTTTATTGACCAGGTTTTCCTGGATCAGGACATTCATCATGCCAAGGGCCAGTGCCGCATCTGTTCCGGGTTTCAACATAAGATGAAAATCCGCCTTTTTTGCGGTCATGGTCCGATATGGATCAATCACCACGATGCGGGCGCCCTTTTTCCTGGCTCTAATAAAAAAGGGCCATGCGTGAATATTGGTGGTCAGGGTGTTGCTGCCCCATATGATAATGAAATCCGAATCTACTGAAGACTCAATATCCGTGCTTGGCCCGGATCCTAAGGTGGTCTTAAATCCTTCGGTGGCGGCAGGTCCGCAAATGGTCAAAAGAAGCCTGGAAGCCCCGAGCTGAGGTTTAATCATATCATTTTTTATCATCAAGGATAAGAACCTGTTCAAAAATAGGTGGATCGGTTATAATCACATGAGATTTCGTTTCGATCCAAATTTTCAAACAAGCTCTAAAGTTTATTTAAGACAGGTGTTGACGGATATAAAATGGGCATTACTTTTACATTATGGTTAACAAAAAGTAATACATAATTGGAGATGCATTTATGAATCTTGATAAATTAACGTTAAAATCCCAGGAGCTGTTTCAGAAGGCCCATACGATCGCGGTTGAAAAGGGACAGCAGGCCATAGAGCCCATTCATTTTTTGGGGGCTCTGCTGGCGGATGAGCAGGGCATTGCGGTATCCATATTTAATAAAATAGGTGCAGATCCCGGTACTGCCGTACAGCGAGTATCTTCTGCCCTGGACAATATGGTAAAAGTATCCGGGGGGCAGCCCTATCTGTCCGAACCCGGACGAAAGATGTTGGATCTGGCCTTTAAGGAAGCCGCAAAGATGAAGGATCAGTATGTCAGCCTTGAGCATATCCTGATCAGTCTGACCCAGGGTAAAGACAAGGCCGGCGAAATCCTTGCAAGCTTAGGCGTTACAAAGGACGTAATCCTGTCCGTACTCAAGGACATCCGGGGCCACCAGCGGGTGACCGACCAGAACCCCGAAGATAAATACCAGTCTTTGGAAAAATTCGGAAAAGACCTGACGGATTTGGCCCGTCAGGGAAAACTGGACCCCGTCATCGGCCGGGATGAAGAGGTTCGGCGAATTGTTCAGGTATTGTCCCGTCGCCGGAAAAACAACCCTGTGCTCATTGGCGAACCAGGCGTTGGCAAAACCGCCATTGTGGAAGGCCTGGCCCAGCGGATTGTGGAAGGCGACGTGTCCGAAACCTTGAAAGACCGGCGGGTTATTGCTCTGGATATGGGTGCGCTGCTGGCCGGGGCCAAATTCCGGGGCGAATTTGAGGACCGTCTCAAAGCGGTATTAAAAGAGGTTGAAGCTGCCGAGGGCGAAATTGTTCTCTTCATCGACGAGTTGCATACGGTGGTGGGGGCAGGTGCTGCCGAAGGGGCTGTGGATGCGTCCAATATGCTTAAACCTGCCCTGGCCCGGGGTACTCTGCGCTGTGTGGGGGCCACCACCCTGGACGAGTATAGAAAATATATTGAAAAGGATGCTGCTCTGGAGAGGCGTTTCCAGCCGGTTCTTGTCAAGGAGCCCACTGTGGAAGATACCATCTCCATCCTCAGAGGGTTGAAGGAAAAATATGAGGTGCACCACGGCATCCGGATTAAAGATTCCGCCCTGGTAGGGGCTGCCACCCTTTCCGATCGGTACATTGCGGACCGGTTTCTGCCGGACAAAGCCATTGACCTCATTGATGAGTGCGCATCCAGGCTTCGTATTGAAATTGACTCCATGCCCCGGGCCATTGACGAAATTCAGCGGCGCCTGACCCAGGCGGCCATTGAGCGCCAGGCCCTGATCAAGGAAAAGGACAAGGCCTCCAAGGAGCGTCTTGAACACCTGGAGAAACACATTGCAGCCATGGAAGAGGAGATCCGGCCCTTGAAGCTGCATTGGGATAATGAGAAATCCATTATCCGGGAGATTTCGGCCATGCGGGAGGACATTGACCGGTTCCAGACCGAGGCCCAGCTTGCCGAACGTGCCGGTGACTTTGAAAAAACAGCCCAGATCCGTTACGGCACCATTGCGGATTTGAACAAAAAAATTGAGGAGAAAAAGCAGAGCCTTGAAACCCTGCAGCAGACCTGCAAGATGCTTAAAGAAGACGTGGAAGAGGCTGACGTGGCCGAGGTGGTTTCCTCCTGGACCGGCATCCCCGTATCCAAGATGCTCCAGGGTGAGCAGGAAAAACTGGTTACCATGGAATCCTATATTGCCAAAAAGGTGATCGGTCAGGAAAATGCCATTGATGCGGTTTCCAATGCCGTACGAAGGGCCAGGTCCGGCTTGCAGCCCGAAGACCGGCCCATTGGTACCTTTATCTTCATGGGACCCACGGGTGTGGGTAAAACCGAGCTTGCCAAGTCCCTGGCCGAGTTCATGTTTGATTCCAGGGACGCCATGGTGCGGCTGGATATGTCCGAGTACATGGAAAAGCACAGTGTGGCCCGTCTCATTGGTGCCCCTCCCGGATATGTGGGATATGACGAGGGCGGGTACCTCACCGAGGCGGTGCGGCGCAGGCCCTACAGTGTTATCCTGTTTGACGAGATTGAAAAGGCCCATCCCGACGTGTTCAATATCCTGCTCCAGGTCCTGGACGACGGCCGGATGACCGACGGCCATGGCCGGACTGTGGATTTCAGGAACACCATCATCATCATGACATCCAATATCGGGTCCAGGATACTGCTTGAAGCAGGGAAGAGTGGTCTTACCGATCAAGTGGAACAGGCCGTGCAGCAGGCCCTAAAAGACGCATTCAGGCCGGAGTTTTTAAACCGGATTGATGAGATCATCACCTTCCATGCCCTGGAGCGCGAACATCTCATGGATATTGCCGCCATCCAGATTGCTGCCCTGAACCGACGGTTGGCTGCAAGGAACCTGGCTGTTCATCTGGATGATGATGCCATGACCTTTCTGGCACATAAGGGATATAATCCCGGGTTTGGTGCCCGTCCGCTTAAACGTGTGATCCAGCAGGAAATTGAAAATCCGCTGTCCATGGCATTGCTCAAAGGCGATTATATGGAAGGCGAGACCGTGTATTTTCGATTTGACAGAGAAAAAGACCAGCTTGTTCTCGGTCATGGACCCAAAAATGTGAAGGCTGTGGGATAATCCGGCCTTTCAAAAAAAAAGGAGACAAGCCCCCGGGCCTGCAAAGACTTTTAGATGCAGGTCCGGGGGTTTTGTTTTTTATTTACTTATAGTGTATCTAAAGCTTAAAATTAACATCACCACTTTAATTGATAATAATTGGTGTTATTACATGTCAAAAATTGTGAATTTGATAAAAACCGGGGAGGGCAAAACCCTGGAGTTTAAGCGTCAGTTGCCTGCCGGAAACGGTCTTGCCAAATCCGTGATTGCTTTTTCCAACATGGCCGGTGGTTTGATTCTCGTTGGGGTGGAAGACGGTTCAGGAACTGTTGCAGGACTGACTGATGAACAGATTTTCAGTTATCCTGACCGGATCGCCAATATCATATCTGATTCCTGCTATCCTGCCATCATTCCGGAAATTTTTACCGAGCATGTAAACGGTAAAACAGTGCTTGGGATCAGGATACATCCCGGCACACTAAAGCCCTATTATCTTAAGAATCAGGACAAGATTTCAGGAACCTATATTCGTGTTGGTGCGACCAATAAACCTGCTGACAATGAAATGGTTCGAGAACTTGAACGGCAACGGTTAAATATCTCTTTTGACGAAGAGCCGGATTACACGCAAACCGGGGCTGCCCTTGAAATGGATCGTCTCAACCAGGATTTTTTCAGGTTCACTGGAGAAAGCCTGACAGAGCAGAAAATATTAAGCTTGAAGTTGTTATCCGGTGAACGAGGGAATTTTGTTCCCACCTTGGGAGGATTGCTTATCGGGGGCAGGGAGAATCCTTTGGAATATGCCCGGATAAAATGTGCCCGGTTCAAGGGAAATGACACCAGAGAGTTTATAGACAGCAAAGAGTTTAACGGGCCGCTATACGAGCAGGTGGAAAAGACAATGGCATTTGCCAGGGTATATATTCCAAAGGCGGGAGTTGTTCAGGACATTCAGCGTATTGATACGGATGCCGTTCCTCTTGAGGCGCTCCGGGAGGCGGTTGTTAATGCTGTTGTGCACCGGGATTACAGTATTTCCGGGGCAGATATAAAATTTGCCATGTTTGATAACCGGATTGAAATAACTTCTCCCGGGGCTTTGCCTAAATCTCTGGTCATTGAGGATATTGTCAGTGGCCGTTCCGAGATTAGAAACCGTGTAATTGCAAGATTTTTCAGGCAGATCAATTTTATTGAACAATGGGGAACCGGTATCGGGAAAATAATATCTCTGTGCAGGGATTGTGGTTTGAAACCGCCAGAGTTTGTTGAGAGCGGACTTTTTTTTAAGGTTGTTGTTCATAGTGAACCTGCCGAAACGAACGAGTTCCCAGAAAAGTTCCCAGAAAAGTTCCCAGAAAAGTTCCCAGAAAAGTTCCCAGAAAAGTTCCCAGAAAATGGTTGAGCTTTTAAGCCGAAATAACCGTATTACCATAAAGGAACTGGCCGGGGAACTTGGCGTTTCCGACCGGACTGTAAAAAAACATATCAAAGTCCTGAAAGATAACGGACGCCTGGTGCGTGTCGGTCCTGATAGAGGGGGATATTGGAAAATAATTGATTCGGGGCCGGACCAAGCTAAGGAATGAGTCCGAAATATAGCAAAATAGGCAAGATATTTTAAACCCGTTTCTTAGGTTACACTTAAAGATAAGTTAGGCGTGAAGTATATGATTTGGATTTTTAAGTATAAAAAAAGTTGCAAGTGGTTTGGGATAGCTGTTGTACGCATGATTTTGGTGTTTTGCTTATGTTACGCGCTGGTACATGTGCCTGCAGCGTTTGCCCAGGAGGCCGTACCGGATGTGTGGACAGGCCCTGAAGCGGTCCAGTTTGCCCTGAAGAATAATCCCGACGCACAGATAGCGCTAAAGCGAATTGCTTCGTCCGCAGCCGCCATAAAAGAAGCCAAAGCAGCTTTCTATCCTCAGCTGGGGGTGCAGGCGGGATATTCACGCACCAATAACCCCATGTACTCATTTGGCAACATTCTTAACCAGGGGGTGTTTTCCAACAGTATTGATTTTAACGATCCCGGCGAAACAGACGATCTTCAGTTTATGCTTCAGTTGACATACCGGATTTACAACGGCGGTCGGCACCAGGCCGGTGTGGAGGCCGCCAATGCCCGGGAAAAAGCGGCCATACTCCAGGAAGAAGCCGTTAAAAACAGCCTTGGCTTTGCCGTGGTGAAATCCTTTTTTAATATTGCCCAGGCTAGGGCAAATCTTCGTGCAAGACAAGCAGCCGTTCAGGCTATTGACGCGTCAATGCAGGTGGCCAGGGCACGGTTTGAACAAGGGGATCTGCTCAAACAGGAGCTGTTGAATCTGGAGGTGCAGCAGGCCGTTGCCGGTGAAAATTTGATTCAAGCACAACATGGGCTTGACCTGACAAAACAAAGCCTTCTGAATGTACTGGGGCTGACTGGAAACCAGGTGGACATTAACCTTGCCCAGACCCCGTTACAGGCCGTTCCGAATCAGCCTGATTTCAAAAACAGGTCGGAAATCAAAGCCATGCAATTTTTGATTCAGGCAAAGCAGGCCGGACTTCGCCAGGCCCAAAGTGGTTATTACCCCACGGCCGATGCCTTTGGTTCCTATCAGGTGGATAAAGGATTTGAAATTGGCAGCGGCTCCGGCGACTCATGGATGGCCGGAATCCGTGTCAATATGACGTTGTTTGACGGCAAACAGACAGGCGCCAGGGTTCAACAGGCCAGTATTGCACTGGGTCAGGCAAAGGATGAACTTCGAAAGATGGAACTGGCTTATGCCCTGGAGACTCGGCAGGCTGTCTTGAATCTTGATCAGACGGAAAAAAGGGTCCGGGTGACTGAAAAAATGGTGGCATTTGCCCAGGAGTCTGCCCGTCTTTTCCGGGAACGATTCAAAGCAGGCCTTGTGCTTTCTTCCGAACTGATTGATACGGAAAATCGATTGACGGAAGCCCGGGTACGCCACGCACTGGCCAATGCGGAACACCGCATCGCGGTTGCCAATTTAAGACGGGCCTGCGGATTGCGGCAATACGCAGACTATAGTTCATCGCAAATGAATTGATACTTAGTCTTGCTCTTAATCTTGCTCCTGCTCTTGCTCCAGGCTATGAATTCGAGCATGAGTAAGATTAAGAGCATGAGCAAGAAAAATGGAGTGACAATTATGAAAATTCCTACACACCTTATGTTTGGTTTGATGATGATCCTGGTGTCGGGCCTTGGTGCCCAGGCCCAGGAATCGCAAAC comes from uncultured Desulfobacter sp. and encodes:
- a CDS encoding ATP-binding protein; this translates as MSKIVNLIKTGEGKTLEFKRQLPAGNGLAKSVIAFSNMAGGLILVGVEDGSGTVAGLTDEQIFSYPDRIANIISDSCYPAIIPEIFTEHVNGKTVLGIRIHPGTLKPYYLKNQDKISGTYIRVGATNKPADNEMVRELERQRLNISFDEEPDYTQTGAALEMDRLNQDFFRFTGESLTEQKILSLKLLSGERGNFVPTLGGLLIGGRENPLEYARIKCARFKGNDTREFIDSKEFNGPLYEQVEKTMAFARVYIPKAGVVQDIQRIDTDAVPLEALREAVVNAVVHRDYSISGADIKFAMFDNRIEITSPGALPKSLVIEDIVSGRSEIRNRVIARFFRQINFIEQWGTGIGKIISLCRDCGLKPPEFVESGLFFKVVVHSEPAETNEFPEKFPEKFPEKFPEKFPEKFPENG
- a CDS encoding HTH domain-containing protein, encoding MVELLSRNNRITIKELAGELGVSDRTVKKHIKVLKDNGRLVRVGPDRGGYWKIIDSGPDQAKE
- a CDS encoding TolC family protein, which codes for MIWIFKYKKSCKWFGIAVVRMILVFCLCYALVHVPAAFAQEAVPDVWTGPEAVQFALKNNPDAQIALKRIASSAAAIKEAKAAFYPQLGVQAGYSRTNNPMYSFGNILNQGVFSNSIDFNDPGETDDLQFMLQLTYRIYNGGRHQAGVEAANAREKAAILQEEAVKNSLGFAVVKSFFNIAQARANLRARQAAVQAIDASMQVARARFEQGDLLKQELLNLEVQQAVAGENLIQAQHGLDLTKQSLLNVLGLTGNQVDINLAQTPLQAVPNQPDFKNRSEIKAMQFLIQAKQAGLRQAQSGYYPTADAFGSYQVDKGFEIGSGSGDSWMAGIRVNMTLFDGKQTGARVQQASIALGQAKDELRKMELAYALETRQAVLNLDQTEKRVRVTEKMVAFAQESARLFRERFKAGLVLSSELIDTENRLTEARVRHALANAEHRIAVANLRRACGLRQYADYSSSQMN